One segment of Zhihengliuella halotolerans DNA contains the following:
- a CDS encoding sugar ABC transporter ATP-binding protein, which yields MIAATPAASAPAASERTTADPVVEMRGITVEFPGVKALDGVDFRLFPGEVHALMGENGAGKSTLIKALTGVNPITAGGIAVAGVETRFAGPADARERGISTVYQEVNLCGNLTVAENIMLGSEPRRFGGLDWQAMRREAARHLTRMGLDIDPASSLDSHSLAIQQLVAISRAMVVDAKVLILDEPTSSLDTDEVAQLFRVMRRLREDGVAILFVSHFLDQIYAISDRITILRNGRLVGERFTSELPQRELVSLMIAGEADAEVGQARARPERAGSAPRGEPLLQAVGLGRKGSVQPFDLELYPGEVVGLAGLLGSGRTELARLLYGADRSDAGSLTYDGGATRLRTPRAALARKIAYTSEDRKGEGVVGDLTVRENIILGLQAARGWMRPLPRANVDKIVGEYIKALGVRPANPQALLKNLSGGNQQKVLLARWLATAPRLLLLDEPTRGIDIGAKTEIMNLVSELAEQGMSVVFISAELEEVLRLSDRIAVMRDRTKVAEIAGGADVGVPDLIDLIASGGEDE from the coding sequence ATGATTGCAGCAACACCCGCGGCGAGCGCGCCCGCGGCCAGCGAACGCACCACCGCCGATCCGGTCGTCGAGATGAGAGGCATCACCGTCGAGTTCCCGGGCGTCAAAGCCCTCGACGGCGTCGACTTCCGCCTCTTCCCGGGCGAGGTCCACGCCCTGATGGGGGAGAACGGAGCCGGCAAGTCCACGCTCATCAAGGCCCTCACCGGCGTCAACCCGATCACGGCGGGAGGCATCGCCGTCGCCGGCGTCGAGACCCGCTTCGCCGGTCCCGCCGACGCCCGCGAGCGGGGCATCTCGACCGTCTACCAGGAGGTCAACCTCTGCGGGAACCTGACGGTCGCCGAGAACATCATGCTCGGCTCCGAGCCCCGCCGGTTCGGCGGTCTCGACTGGCAGGCGATGCGCCGCGAGGCGGCCCGCCACCTGACGCGGATGGGTCTGGACATCGACCCGGCCAGCTCCCTGGACTCCCACTCGCTCGCCATCCAGCAGCTCGTGGCCATCAGCCGTGCCATGGTCGTGGACGCGAAGGTGCTCATCCTCGACGAGCCGACGTCGAGTCTCGACACGGACGAGGTCGCCCAGCTTTTCCGCGTCATGCGCCGGCTGCGCGAGGACGGCGTCGCGATCCTGTTCGTCTCCCACTTCCTGGACCAGATCTACGCGATCTCGGATCGCATCACGATCCTGCGCAATGGGCGCCTCGTCGGCGAGCGGTTCACGTCCGAACTGCCCCAGCGCGAGCTCGTCTCCCTCATGATCGCCGGCGAGGCCGATGCGGAGGTCGGGCAGGCCCGCGCCCGCCCCGAACGCGCCGGGTCCGCCCCGCGCGGCGAACCGCTGCTGCAGGCCGTCGGCCTGGGGCGCAAGGGCTCGGTGCAGCCGTTCGACCTCGAGCTCTACCCAGGTGAGGTCGTCGGCCTCGCGGGCCTGCTCGGCTCGGGCCGCACGGAGCTGGCGCGCCTGCTCTACGGAGCGGACCGATCCGACGCCGGATCCCTGACGTACGACGGCGGCGCCACCCGGCTGCGCACGCCCCGGGCCGCACTCGCCCGCAAGATCGCCTACACCTCCGAGGACCGCAAGGGGGAGGGCGTCGTCGGCGACCTGACCGTGCGCGAGAACATCATCCTCGGTCTGCAGGCGGCGCGCGGCTGGATGCGCCCGCTGCCGCGGGCGAACGTGGACAAGATCGTCGGCGAGTACATCAAGGCGCTCGGCGTACGTCCGGCGAACCCGCAGGCGCTGCTGAAGAATCTTTCCGGCGGCAACCAGCAGAAAGTCCTGCTCGCCCGCTGGCTCGCGACCGCGCCCCGGCTGCTGCTCCTCGACGAGCCCACCCGCGGCATCGACATCGGCGCGAAGACGGAGATCATGAACCTCGTCTCCGAGCTGGCCGAGCAGGGCATGTCCGTGGTGTTCATCTCCGCGGAACTGGAAGAGGTGCTGCGGCTCAGCGACCGCATCGCCGTCATGCGCGACCGGACCAAGGTCGCTGAGATCGCCGGGGGCGCCGACGTCGGCGTGCCGGACCTGATCGATCTCATCGCCAGCGGGGGAGAAGACGAATGA
- a CDS encoding ABC transporter permease translates to MKTILKSRLLWPLVALAALLLACTIRRPDILAVTVLDGHLFGAPIDILRNSAPLLLVALGMTLVIATRGIDLSVGATVAIAGAVSMTFIASSPDPGSLGTTVGAIVVGLGLCLVLGVWNGFLVSALGIQPIIATLILMTAGRGVAMLITGGQITTVNSDSFRMLASGHWLGLPIAALIAYGTFAVVALLVRRTALGMLLESVGINPKASRLAGVKAKTLTWTVYALSGLFAGLAGLIFASNTMAADANNAGLFIELDAILAVVIGGTALSGGKFNLSGTLVGVLVITTLTLTVTVLGVSPLVTPLFKAIVVIAVTLLQSPTLRARLSGLRVRRNRAQEVSA, encoded by the coding sequence ATGAAGACCATCCTGAAGAGCCGGCTGCTCTGGCCGCTCGTGGCCCTCGCCGCGCTCCTGCTCGCGTGCACGATCCGCCGGCCGGACATCTTGGCCGTCACGGTGCTGGATGGACACCTGTTCGGGGCGCCGATCGACATCCTGCGCAACAGCGCCCCGCTGCTGCTCGTGGCGCTCGGTATGACCCTCGTCATCGCGACCCGCGGCATCGACCTCTCGGTCGGCGCGACCGTCGCCATCGCCGGCGCGGTGTCGATGACGTTCATCGCCAGTTCCCCCGACCCGGGCTCCCTCGGCACAACCGTCGGTGCGATCGTTGTCGGACTCGGGCTGTGCCTCGTGCTCGGAGTGTGGAACGGGTTCCTGGTCTCCGCGCTCGGGATCCAGCCGATCATTGCGACTTTGATCCTGATGACGGCCGGCCGCGGCGTCGCCATGCTCATCACCGGCGGTCAGATCACCACCGTCAACAGCGACTCGTTCCGGATGCTGGCTTCCGGCCATTGGCTCGGCCTGCCCATCGCGGCGCTCATCGCCTACGGCACGTTCGCGGTTGTCGCGCTGCTCGTGCGCCGCACGGCACTAGGCATGCTGCTCGAATCCGTCGGCATCAACCCGAAGGCCAGCCGGCTGGCAGGCGTCAAGGCGAAGACGCTCACCTGGACCGTCTACGCGCTTTCCGGACTTTTCGCCGGACTCGCGGGCCTGATCTTTGCCTCCAACACGATGGCGGCCGACGCCAACAACGCTGGACTCTTCATCGAACTCGACGCGATCCTCGCCGTCGTCATCGGCGGCACGGCCCTCTCCGGCGGCAAGTTCAACCTCAGCGGCACGCTCGTCGGGGTCCTCGTCATCACCACGCTCACCCTCACCGTGACCGTTCTCGGCGTCTCGCCCCTGGTCACCCCGCTGTTCAAAGCTATCGTCGTGATCGCCGTGACGCTGCTGCAATCCCCGACGCTCCGCGCCCGCCTCTCCGGGCTGCGTGTGCGCCGCAACCGTGCCCAGGAGGTCAGCGCATGA
- the yjfF gene encoding galactofuranose ABC transporter, permease protein YjfF: MSAVVRAERTPAARRLSPDRRYLPVIGTLVVFGLMLAIGGVRYDNFLSPGVMSNLFINNAHLIVLAVGMTFVILTGGIDLSVGAVLALSSVVTATLLQAGWSLGTVVPIAILAGSVMGLGMGIMIQYFDVQPFVATLAGMFLARGLCFLFAPESVPIRDESFVSLSSWSLSLGGWRVTGAVVIALAAVAAAWWILHRTRFGRTVYAVGGGEQSALLMGLRVERTKVLVYVISGTCAGLAGVLFAMFSRSGYALTGVAMELDAIAAVVIGGTLLIGGTGFVLGSIIGVMVLGLIQTIITFEGTLSSWWTKIVIGALLLVFVVLQRILTLRRT, encoded by the coding sequence ATGAGCGCCGTCGTACGAGCCGAACGCACCCCCGCCGCCCGCCGGCTGAGTCCAGACCGCCGCTACCTGCCGGTCATCGGCACCCTGGTGGTTTTCGGCCTCATGCTTGCCATTGGCGGGGTGCGCTATGACAACTTCCTCTCGCCCGGGGTGATGTCGAACCTCTTCATCAACAACGCCCACCTCATCGTCCTCGCGGTCGGCATGACGTTTGTGATCCTCACCGGCGGCATCGACCTCTCCGTCGGCGCCGTCCTGGCCCTGTCCTCGGTCGTCACGGCCACGCTGCTGCAGGCCGGGTGGAGCCTCGGGACGGTGGTCCCGATCGCGATCCTCGCCGGGTCCGTGATGGGCCTGGGCATGGGGATCATGATCCAGTACTTCGACGTGCAGCCGTTCGTCGCGACGCTCGCCGGGATGTTCCTGGCCCGCGGGCTGTGCTTCCTCTTCGCCCCCGAATCGGTCCCGATCCGCGATGAGTCCTTCGTCTCCCTCTCGTCGTGGAGCCTCTCGCTCGGCGGCTGGCGCGTGACCGGCGCGGTCGTCATCGCCCTCGCCGCCGTCGCCGCCGCGTGGTGGATCCTGCACCGGACCCGCTTCGGCCGCACCGTGTACGCGGTCGGCGGCGGCGAACAGTCCGCGCTGCTCATGGGCCTGCGCGTCGAGCGCACCAAGGTGCTCGTCTACGTCATCTCGGGCACGTGCGCCGGTCTCGCCGGCGTGCTCTTCGCGATGTTCTCCCGCTCGGGCTACGCGCTCACGGGCGTCGCGATGGAACTCGACGCGATCGCCGCCGTCGTCATCGGCGGGACCCTGCTGATCGGCGGCACCGGGTTCGTGCTCGGCTCGATCATCGGCGTCATGGTTCTGGGCCTGATCCAGACCATCATCACGTTCGAGGGGACCCTGAGCTCCTGGTGGACCAAGATCGTCATCGGCGCGCTGCTGCTGGTGTTCGTCGTTCTCCAACGCATTCTCACCCTGCGGCGCACCTGA
- a CDS encoding alpha-L-arabinofuranosidase C-terminal domain-containing protein — MYRRKHWAAPLALTLALALPATAFAAPPPAPAPAAPAPSAVDVNDADYDAYVFPYFTGEGNDDGEKIHLAVSDGDDPMAWHDLNGGEPVLESTLGTQGLRDPFLIRSADGAKYFLIATDLKMYGGGSFGDAQETGSRSLMVWESTNLIDWSEQREVTVAPEHAGNVWAPEAHWDEANGEYIVYWASALYPDDVAPGDRDINTSYQRMMYSTTTDFVEFSEPRVWIDEKRGDGRGMIDSTIAEVGDTFYRLTKDESDMTVRQESSDDLRLTQGVAEGDGWDLIAEQIGVGQPNPWGGTFTSGEGPTMFPSLTDDGWYLMIDQPSYHGGQGYMLFETEDLNSGDWTSVPDADLPTSPRHGTVVPITGEEQSALLDAFPPAEEPGDVVPGPDPELGEGTWRDDFDAAELDSAWEIVNEDAEAWNLGDSALNLTSQTGDTWQDDNAAENLFMVDVPAGDFSVATKVTAPVSKDFQGAGIIAWKDIDNYVRSGLSHVSFGDGGPVVIESGLEENAAYNSTLTPRPGSTTEWLRLDRTGDEIVVSYGDENGDWAEAERFTTSWDVTQVGIYALAAQDGSSHEAAFDTFWLDTSAPVDVVPEGVFTLTGAADARYLAADGDGSLSLTGERPLTTLRLAAEETGTGGVDGERPVTLTAKEQPVSVHEDGRLFLGEAGSDNDQWRLTDAGAGRVHLRLAGAEDDAAYATRSDDGALVLGAAASAAAFSIGSGAAGAHTVSIDGDGTAHEISDTMYGAFYEDINYAADGGIYAELVRNRSFEFAPSDNASFNGLTGWEVVGDGDVSVASERDEWLNDSNRAYVEIAADSAGDGVRNTSYNEGVALIAGESYDFSVWARSAVAQDLTVSLEDPAGEQIHATATVAVDGSDEWKQYTATLTSENTTDAGRLSVTSGAAGTLRLDMVSLFPQDTWEGPVNGPSVLRKDLAQMVADLDPSFLRFPGGCVTNVGTFDTYLESDGQDRQRTYQWKETIGPVEERPTNWNFWGYNQTYGLGYLEYMKWAEDLGATPLPVVSVGANGCGSTIPEMTDDVRIDRWVQDTLDLIEFANGDVDTEWGGARADLGHPEPFNLEYIGLGNEENTKTFEANFPRFRDAIEAKYPEITIISNTGPDDSGTRFDELWDFNVAEGVEMVDEHYYNDPAWFLANDDRYDSYDREGPHVFLGEYASRGNTFANALAEAAYMTGLERNSDVVEMASYAPMFANEDHVQWAPDMMWFDNDESWGSVNYYNQKLWMTNVGDEVVPSTHEAAPVEQEDLSGGVFLSSWLTQAAYDDVTVTDNGTGDVLFSDSFEDASQWEAVAGQWSVADGEYVQSDATVEDARTIITDAYNRDWEDYTLELTARKDGGDEGFLVGFAAGASDDFYWWNLGGWGNTRSVLERADGARQGEVAAKEGVTLESGRDYQVKIVVEGDTIELYLDGELHLSYSEPTPKSLYQVVTRDTETQELIVKVVNPTGTAAETTFDISDVELGGTAAVTELVGDPAAANTKGEKTAVAPREFELAGVADGFTYEVPAHSVTFLRIGTQENEPVEERLATETTAKDAKAKVGKDAKFTVRVAAPEGEDQLDGDVLVRVDGVETTSNLKNGKAKVGVPTDGLAPGEHDVEVGYAGNDQFAPSSTTVTLTVR, encoded by the coding sequence ATGTATCGAAGAAAACACTGGGCCGCTCCACTGGCCCTGACTCTCGCCCTCGCGCTGCCGGCCACGGCTTTCGCCGCGCCGCCTCCCGCCCCCGCCCCCGCCGCGCCCGCGCCGAGCGCCGTCGACGTGAACGACGCCGACTACGACGCGTACGTCTTCCCCTACTTCACAGGTGAAGGCAACGACGACGGCGAAAAGATCCACCTCGCCGTGAGTGACGGCGACGACCCCATGGCCTGGCACGATCTCAATGGCGGCGAGCCGGTGCTGGAGTCGACGCTGGGCACGCAGGGACTGCGTGACCCGTTTTTGATCCGCTCCGCCGACGGAGCGAAGTACTTCCTCATCGCTACCGACCTGAAGATGTACGGCGGCGGAAGCTTCGGCGACGCACAGGAGACCGGAAGCCGCTCCCTCATGGTGTGGGAGTCGACGAACCTGATCGACTGGTCCGAGCAGCGGGAAGTGACCGTTGCGCCGGAGCACGCCGGCAACGTCTGGGCACCGGAAGCGCATTGGGACGAGGCCAATGGCGAGTACATCGTCTACTGGGCTTCGGCCCTGTATCCGGATGATGTGGCCCCCGGCGACCGAGACATCAACACCAGCTACCAGCGGATGATGTACTCAACCACGACCGACTTCGTCGAGTTCTCCGAGCCGCGGGTCTGGATCGATGAGAAGCGCGGTGACGGCCGCGGCATGATCGACTCGACGATCGCCGAGGTCGGCGACACGTTCTACCGTCTGACCAAGGACGAGTCGGACATGACGGTCCGCCAGGAGTCCTCCGACGACCTTCGTTTGACGCAGGGCGTCGCCGAGGGCGACGGCTGGGACCTGATCGCCGAGCAGATCGGCGTCGGCCAGCCCAACCCGTGGGGCGGGACCTTCACGTCCGGTGAGGGCCCCACGATGTTCCCGTCGCTGACGGACGACGGCTGGTACCTCATGATCGACCAGCCGTCCTACCACGGCGGTCAGGGCTACATGCTCTTCGAGACGGAGGACCTGAACTCCGGTGACTGGACATCGGTGCCGGACGCGGATCTGCCGACCAGCCCACGCCACGGAACGGTGGTTCCGATCACGGGCGAGGAGCAGTCGGCACTGCTGGACGCTTTCCCGCCGGCCGAGGAACCGGGAGACGTGGTCCCCGGTCCCGACCCCGAGCTCGGCGAGGGCACCTGGCGTGACGACTTCGATGCCGCCGAGCTCGACTCCGCGTGGGAGATCGTCAACGAGGACGCTGAGGCCTGGAACCTCGGCGACTCCGCGCTGAACCTCACGTCGCAGACCGGCGACACGTGGCAGGACGACAACGCGGCCGAGAATCTGTTCATGGTCGACGTACCCGCCGGCGACTTCTCCGTGGCCACCAAAGTGACGGCCCCGGTCTCCAAGGACTTCCAAGGAGCAGGCATCATCGCCTGGAAGGACATCGACAACTACGTCCGCAGCGGTTTGAGCCACGTCTCCTTCGGCGACGGCGGTCCGGTCGTGATCGAGTCGGGGCTGGAAGAGAACGCCGCGTACAACTCGACGCTCACTCCGCGCCCGGGGTCGACCACCGAGTGGCTGCGGCTGGACCGCACCGGCGACGAGATCGTCGTGTCCTACGGCGATGAAAACGGTGATTGGGCCGAAGCCGAGCGCTTCACCACGTCGTGGGACGTCACGCAGGTGGGGATCTACGCCCTCGCCGCACAGGACGGCAGCAGTCACGAGGCTGCCTTCGACACCTTCTGGTTGGACACCTCAGCACCCGTCGATGTGGTGCCGGAGGGCGTCTTCACTCTGACCGGGGCCGCGGATGCGCGCTACCTGGCCGCCGACGGCGACGGATCGCTGTCCTTGACCGGCGAGCGCCCGTTGACGACGCTGAGGTTGGCAGCTGAGGAGACCGGCACCGGCGGGGTCGACGGCGAGCGGCCGGTGACGCTGACGGCGAAGGAGCAGCCGGTCTCCGTCCACGAGGACGGGCGGCTCTTCCTCGGCGAAGCCGGCAGCGACAACGACCAGTGGCGCCTCACCGATGCCGGTGCTGGACGCGTGCACTTGCGTCTGGCCGGTGCGGAAGACGACGCCGCCTACGCGACACGGTCCGACGACGGCGCTCTGGTGCTGGGAGCGGCAGCTTCCGCCGCCGCCTTCTCGATCGGCTCCGGCGCCGCCGGAGCGCACACCGTGTCGATCGACGGCGACGGTACCGCGCACGAAATTAGCGACACCATGTACGGCGCGTTCTACGAGGACATCAACTACGCCGCTGACGGCGGCATCTACGCGGAACTGGTCCGGAACCGTTCCTTCGAATTCGCGCCGTCGGACAACGCCTCGTTCAACGGGCTGACCGGCTGGGAGGTCGTCGGCGACGGCGACGTCTCGGTCGCGTCGGAACGCGACGAATGGCTCAACGATTCGAACCGCGCCTACGTCGAGATCGCTGCGGACAGCGCTGGCGATGGCGTCAGGAACACGTCGTACAACGAGGGTGTCGCGCTGATCGCAGGCGAGAGCTACGACTTCAGCGTCTGGGCGCGCTCCGCTGTCGCCCAGGATCTGACGGTTTCGCTCGAGGACCCGGCCGGAGAACAGATCCACGCCACGGCCACCGTGGCCGTCGACGGCTCTGATGAGTGGAAGCAGTACACGGCCACGCTGACCTCGGAGAACACCACCGACGCCGGACGCTTGTCCGTGACATCGGGCGCGGCCGGCACGCTGCGACTGGACATGGTCTCCCTCTTCCCGCAGGACACGTGGGAGGGCCCAGTCAACGGGCCGTCCGTGCTGCGCAAGGATCTGGCGCAGATGGTCGCTGATCTCGACCCGAGTTTCCTGCGGTTCCCCGGCGGATGTGTCACCAACGTCGGTACCTTCGACACCTACCTGGAGTCCGACGGCCAAGACCGCCAGCGCACCTACCAGTGGAAGGAAACCATCGGTCCAGTGGAGGAACGTCCCACCAACTGGAACTTCTGGGGCTACAACCAGACCTACGGTCTCGGCTACCTGGAATACATGAAGTGGGCCGAGGATCTCGGCGCGACCCCGCTGCCCGTGGTGTCGGTCGGCGCCAACGGCTGCGGGTCGACCATCCCGGAGATGACCGACGACGTGCGGATCGACCGCTGGGTGCAGGACACCCTGGACCTGATCGAATTCGCCAACGGCGACGTCGACACCGAGTGGGGCGGCGCCCGCGCCGACCTGGGGCACCCGGAGCCGTTCAACCTCGAGTACATCGGCCTCGGCAACGAGGAGAACACCAAGACGTTCGAGGCGAACTTCCCCCGCTTCCGGGACGCCATCGAGGCGAAGTACCCGGAGATCACCATCATCTCCAACACCGGCCCGGACGACTCCGGAACTCGGTTCGACGAGCTGTGGGACTTCAACGTCGCTGAAGGCGTCGAGATGGTCGACGAGCACTACTACAACGATCCGGCCTGGTTCCTGGCCAACGACGACCGCTACGATTCCTACGATCGCGAAGGACCGCACGTCTTCCTCGGCGAGTACGCCTCACGGGGGAACACGTTCGCCAACGCGCTCGCCGAAGCCGCCTACATGACGGGCCTGGAGCGGAACTCTGACGTCGTCGAAATGGCGTCCTACGCACCGATGTTCGCCAACGAGGACCACGTCCAGTGGGCCCCGGACATGATGTGGTTCGACAACGACGAGTCCTGGGGATCGGTCAACTACTACAACCAGAAATTGTGGATGACCAACGTCGGGGACGAGGTCGTGCCGTCCACGCATGAGGCCGCACCCGTCGAGCAGGAGGATCTCTCCGGTGGAGTCTTCCTCTCCAGCTGGCTGACTCAGGCCGCCTACGACGACGTGACCGTCACGGACAACGGAACCGGAGACGTCTTGTTCTCCGATTCGTTCGAGGACGCGTCGCAGTGGGAGGCAGTGGCCGGTCAGTGGAGCGTCGCCGACGGAGAGTACGTGCAGTCCGATGCCACGGTCGAGGACGCACGCACCATCATCACGGACGCCTACAACCGTGACTGGGAGGACTACACGCTCGAGTTGACCGCCCGCAAGGACGGTGGCGACGAAGGCTTCCTCGTGGGCTTCGCCGCCGGTGCGAGCGACGACTTCTACTGGTGGAACCTCGGTGGCTGGGGCAACACCCGCTCCGTCCTGGAGCGCGCCGATGGCGCACGCCAGGGAGAGGTAGCTGCCAAGGAGGGCGTCACGCTGGAATCCGGCCGCGACTACCAGGTGAAGATTGTGGTGGAGGGGGACACCATCGAGCTGTATCTCGACGGCGAACTGCACCTCTCCTACTCGGAGCCGACCCCCAAGTCCCTGTACCAGGTCGTCACGCGGGACACGGAGACGCAGGAACTCATCGTGAAGGTCGTCAACCCGACCGGCACGGCGGCGGAGACGACGTTCGACATCTCCGATGTCGAGCTCGGTGGTACCGCGGCCGTCACCGAACTGGTGGGTGATCCCGCAGCGGCGAACACCAAGGGGGAGAAGACCGCGGTTGCTCCACGCGAGTTCGAGCTCGCTGGCGTCGCCGACGGTTTCACCTACGAAGTCCCCGCCCATTCGGTGACGTTCCTCCGGATCGGGACCCAGGAGAACGAGCCGGTGGAGGAGCGGCTCGCGACCGAGACCACGGCCAAAGACGCCAAGGCCAAGGTCGGCAAGGACGCGAAGTTCACGGTTCGCGTCGCCGCCCCCGAAGGCGAGGACCAGCTGGATGGCGACGTTCTTGTCCGGGTCGACGGCGTCGAGACGACGTCCAACCTCAAGAACGGCAAGGCCAAGGTGGGGGTTCCCACCGACGGGCTCGCACCAGGGGAGCACGACGTCGAAGTCGGCTATGCCGGCAACGACCAGTTCGCCCCCAGCAGCAC